The Pseudochaenichthys georgianus chromosome 8, fPseGeo1.2, whole genome shotgun sequence genome has a segment encoding these proteins:
- the elavl3 gene encoding ELAV-like protein 3 isoform X6, which produces METQVSNGPSGTSLPNGPVISTNGSTDDSKTNLIVNYLPQNMTQEEFKSLFGSIGEIESCKLVRDKITGGLSLSPGQSLGYGFVNYVDPNDADKAINTLNGLKLQTKTIKVSYARPSSASIRDANLYVSGLPKTMNQKDMEQLFSQYGRIITSRILVDQVTAGISRGVGFIRFDKRNEAEEAIKGLNGQKPLGAAEPITVKFANNPSQKTGQALLTQLYQTAARRYTGPLHHQTQRFSMIPSLGKGPDPNNSSKPILDNLLNASYGVKSSPTLFPRFSPITIDSMTSLAGVNLTGPTGAGWCIFVYNLSPEADESVLWQLFGPFGAVTNVKVIRDFTTNKCKGFGFVTMTNYDEAAMAIASLNGYRLGDRVLQVSFKTSKQHKA; this is translated from the exons ATGGAAACCCAGGTGTCCAACGGTCCAAGCGGAACCAGTCTGCCCAACGGTCCAGTCATTAGCACCAATGGCTCCACAGACGACAGCAAAACCAACCTGATCGTCAACTATCTGCCTCAGAACATGACCCAGGAAGAGTTCAAAAGTTTGTTTGGCAGCATTGGAGAGATCGAGTCCTGCAAGCTGGTCAGAGACAAGATAACAG GGGGTCTTTCTTTGTCTCCAGGTCAGAGTTTGGGATATGGTTTCGTAAACTATGTGGATCCAAACGATGCAGATAAGGCCATCAACACACTGAATGGTCTCAAGCTGCAGACTAAAACAATCAAG GTATCATATGCCCGGCCAAGCTCGGCTTCCATCCGTGATGCCAACCTTTACGTGAGTGGACTCCCCAAAACCATGAACCAGAAGGACATGGAGCAGCTGTTCTCCCAATACGGTCGCATCATCACATCCCGTATCCTAGTGGACCAAGTCACAG CAGGCATATCACGAGGAGTGGGCTTCATCCGGTTTGATAAGCGCAATGAGGCAGAGGAGGCCATCAAAGGTCTGAACGGACAGAAGCCTTTGGGGGCCGCGGAGCCCATCACTGTCAAGTTTGCCAACAACCCCAGCCAGAAGACAGGCCAGGCCTTACTGACTCAGCTGTACCAGACTGCTGCCCGCCGCTACACAGGTCCGCTGCACCACCAGACTCAGCGTTTCAG CATGATCCCTTCACTTGGAAAGGGACCAGATCCAAATAACAGCTCAAAACCAAT ACTCGACAATTTACTAAACGCCAGCTACGGAGTCAAGAG CTCTCCTACTCTCTTCCCCAGATTCTCCCCCATCACCATTGACAGCATGACCAGCCTTGCAGGCGTCAACCTTACCGGTCCAACTGGAGCCGGCTGGTGCATCTTTGTGTACAACCTGTCCCCAGAGGCGGACGAGAGCGTCCTGTGGCAGCTCTTTGGGCCATTCGGCGCAGTCACCAATGTCAAGGTCATCCGTGACTTCACCACCAACAAATGTAAGGGCTTTGGCTTCGTCACCATGACCAACTACGATGAAGCTGCCATGGCTATCGCTAGCCTTAATGGCTACCGCCTTGGCGACCGCGTGCTGCAGGTTTCCTTCAAGACCAGCAAGCAGCACAAGGCCTGA